TCGAGGCGGCGTAGTTGGTCTGGCCGACGTTGCCGGCGATGCCGGCGATGCTCGCGACGCCGACGATCGAGCCGCCCTTGTTGACGACCTTCTGCGCGAGCAGCTCGCGGGTGATCTTCTCCGGCGCGGTGAGGTTCACCGCGATCACGGACTCCCAGCGGTCCTCGCCCATGTTGGCGAGCTTCTTGTCGCGGGTGATGCCGGCGTTGTGGACGACCACGTCGACGCCACCGTGCTTGGTGGAGAGGTGGTGGGCGATGCGCTGCGGGGCGTCCTTCGCGGTGATGTCGAGGGTCAGCCAGTCGCCGTCGAGCTCCTTCATCAGCGCCTGCAGCTCGTTGGCGGCCTGCGGCACGTCGACACCGACGACGGTCGCGCCGTCACGGTGCAGGACGCGGGCGATCTGCTCGCCGATGCCGCGGCTGGCGCCGGTCACCAGGGCGACCTTGCCGGCCAACGGCTGCTGCCAGTCGGCGACCGCAGCGGCCTTCGTCGTACCGGTGGCACCGATGCGCACGACCTGGCCGGAGACGTAGGCGGACTTGGGGGAGAGCAGGAAGGCCAGCGTGCTGGTGGCCGCGGCCTCGGCGCCCTCGGCGACGTAGACCAGCTGCGAGGTGCCGCCACGGCCGATCTCCTTGCCGAGGCTGCGGGTGAAGCCCTCGAGCGCGCGCTGGGCGACGCGCTCGGAGCCGCTGCACTGCTCCGGCGGGGTGCCGATGACCACGACGCGCGGGCACGAGGCCAGGCTGCGCATCAGCGGGGTGAAGAACTGCTGGAGGGCGACGAGCTGGTCGGCAGAGCTCAGGCCGGTGGCGTCGAAGACCAGGCCCTTGTACTTCTGGCCGTCCTCGGTCACCGCGGTGCTGGCGATGCCGACGGTGTCGAGCAGGCCGGGCAGCGACTCGGCCAGGCGGCCGGTGCCGCCCACGACCACGGTGCCGTCCACGAGCGGGTCGCCGGCGGTGTAGCGCTCGAGCGGCGTGGGGGCGGGGAGCCCGAGGTTCTTGACGAGGATCTTGCCCAGCGGGGACTGGGTGAAGCTCTGGTACTTGTCGCTCATGTGCGCGCGGTTCCTCCGTCGTGTCGACTTCTCAGCCCATCGGGTGCGGCCAGGGGCCAGCGGTGGCCATGGTGGCCAGCAGCATGTAACTAGACGTGTAACTCAGTGTCCACATTTCGTGACGTGCCACTCACAGCCTTCTCCCCGGGCGGCTTGGGCGCAAGGATGGGGGCATGCAGACCCAGACTCGTCGTGTCGCCATCATCGGCGGCAACCGGATCCCCTTCGCCCGCTCCAACACCCACTACGCCACGGCCTCCAACCAGGAGATGCTGACCGCGGCCATCGACGGGCTCGTCGACCGTTTCGGCCTGGCCGGTGAGGCGGTGGGCGAGGTCGTCGCCGGTGCCGTGCTCAAGCACTCCCGCGACTTCAACCTGACCCGCGAGGCGGTGCTGGGCTCCAAGCTGGCGCCCGAGACCCCCGCGACCGACATCCAGCAGGCCTGCGGCACCGGCCTGCAGGCGGCGATCCAGGTCGCCAACAAGATCGCGCTGGGCCAGATCGAGGTCGGCATCGCCGGTGGCAGCGACACCACCTCCGACGCCCCGGTCGCCATCAGCGAGAAGCTGCGCAAGAAGCTGCTCAAGGTCAACGCCGCCCGCGACACCAAGGGCAAGATCGCCGCGCTCGGCGCCATCCGCCCCGGCGACATCGGCC
This genomic window from Nocardioides marinus contains:
- a CDS encoding 3-oxoacyl-ACP reductase, whose product is MSDKYQSFTQSPLGKILVKNLGLPAPTPLERYTAGDPLVDGTVVVGGTGRLAESLPGLLDTVGIASTAVTEDGQKYKGLVFDATGLSSADQLVALQQFFTPLMRSLASCPRVVVIGTPPEQCSGSERVAQRALEGFTRSLGKEIGRGGTSQLVYVAEGAEAAATSTLAFLLSPKSAYVSGQVVRIGATGTTKAAAVADWQQPLAGKVALVTGASRGIGEQIARVLHRDGATVVGVDVPQAANELQALMKELDGDWLTLDITAKDAPQRIAHHLSTKHGGVDVVVHNAGITRDKKLANMGEDRWESVIAVNLTAPEKITRELLAQKVVNKGGSIVGVASIAGIAGNVGQTNYAASKAGVIGFVDSLKDELKDGITINAVAPGFIITAMTAAVPLATREVGQRLNAMSQGGLPVDVAETIAWFASPGSTAVNGNVVRVCGQMMLGA